The proteins below come from a single Pichia kudriavzevii chromosome 2, complete sequence genomic window:
- a CDS encoding uncharacterized protein (PKUD0B11390; Pfam Domains: DUF1771(1.3e-11)) codes for MQVTRYLLRFDKSYLKNLRVSHGAHGKSKKVSPKYTNSPSNSRGLGSPLEKISVLPEKERFHREITLGSQYRERAGVLYRRRNSLFSQSQEAFLHGNKENALELAGEARAIADEAAQCSQRAAQHIFSAHNPQWSRGHFTEFVDLHGLHVDEGIYYFSEHLIKCVRREQYSLNVVVGVGRNSSADKGGPVLAEAIVSLCGKLDIFVCEDEPGRLAVLANRGFDSRSGEIALLAFKSDVWW; via the coding sequence ATGCAAGTCACGAGATATTTACTACGTTTTGATAAGAgctatttgaaaaatctcCGTGTGTCCCATGGGGCCCATGGGAAATCCAAGAAAGTTTCCCCCAAATATACAAACTCACCCTCCAATTCGAGGGGTCTCGGTAGTCCATTAGAGAAAATCTCAGTTCTCCCAGAGAAGGAGCGATTCCACAGAGAAATTACCCTTGGTTCGCAGTACCGGGAACGAGCGGGTGTTCTCTACAGGAGGAGGAATTCGCTCTTTTCCCAGTCACAAGAGGCATTTCTTCATGGGAACAAGGAGAATGCCCTTGAGCTCGCCGGGGAGGCCAGGGCGATTGCAGACGAGGCGGCCCAGTGTTCTCAAAGGGCGGCACAGCATATCTTCAGTGCGCATAACCCACAGTGGAGTAGGGGACACTTCACAGAGTTCGTGGATTTGCACGGGCTTCATGTCGATGAAGGGATTTACTATTTCAGTGAACATCTAATCAAATGTGTAAGGAGGGAACAGTATTCTCtcaatgttgttgttggtgttggGAGGAATTCCTCTGCAGATAAAGGTGGCCCTGTTCTAGCGGAGGCCATTGTATCGCTGTGTGGTAAACTGGACATTTTCGTCTGCGAGGACGAGCCGGGGAGACTTGCGGTACTAGCGAATCGCGGGTTCGACTCCCGCAGTGGTGAAATCGCGCTACTTGCTTTCAAGAGCGATGTGTGGTGGTAG